A segment of the Actinomycetota bacterium genome:
GCGGCGAACCTGCCCGCCATCACCCGGGCCGCGCTGGAGGAGGGGGTCGACCGGGGGCTGGAGATGCAGCTGGCCGTGGCCGAGCGGCTCGTTGCGTCGGGAGTGCCCCTGCACCAGGTCGTCAGCGAGGTTCTGATCTGGGACGAGGTCGTCCACCACAGGCTCGTGCGGGACGCCGACGAGGACGTGTTCGCCACCGCCGCGGCTCTCACCCGTTTCGCCCACGAGCTGGTGCTGCTCGTCGCCGAGGGCTGCTCGGCCTCCGTGCGGGTGCAGCGGGACGAGGTGAAGCGGGGACTGGACGCGGCAGACCGCCTGAAGAGCGAGATCACCTCGATGATCAGCCACGACCTCAAGACGCCGCTCACGACGATCCAGGCTTGCGCCAGCGCCCTCATGAATGCCGATGACACCGACGAGTCGCAGCGGCGGCGGTTTTTGGACATGATCCTGCAGAACTCGGACCGGCTGACCAGGCTCATCACGCGGATCGTCGACCTGTCGCGGATCGAGGCGCGGGCGCTGGACCTGTCCCCTGAGCCCCTGAACCTCGCGGGGCTGGCGCGGCGGCTGGCCGACGGGATCCTGCCGGCGGGGGCCGTCCGGCTGGAGCTTCCGGACGACCTGCCGCTTGTGCGGGCCGACCGCGACGCCATGGAGCGGATCCTGGTGAACCTGATGGACAACGCGATTCGCTTTTCACCTTCGGGAGAGCCCGTCCGGGTCCGGGCCACCGTCGACGGCGCATTTGTGGAGTTGCGGGTGGTGGACCTCGGCCCGGGAGTCCCGAAGGACCGCCGCCAGGGCCTGTTCTCGAAGTTCTACCAGGTGGACCCGTCGCCCAGCGGCCACCGGAGCGGATCGGGCCTGGGCCTGGCCATCGTGCGAGGCCTGTCCGAGGCGATGGGTGGCGACGCCGGCTACCTGCCCAATCA
Coding sequences within it:
- a CDS encoding ATP-binding protein gives rise to the protein MLLVGPRERELIVRIAPVLIRAFEDLAQQWTVRCGRPPAANLPAITRAALEEGVDRGLEMQLAVAERLVASGVPLHQVVSEVLIWDEVVHHRLVRDADEDVFATAAALTRFAHELVLLVAEGCSASVRVQRDEVKRGLDAADRLKSEITSMISHDLKTPLTTIQACASALMNADDTDESQRRRFLDMILQNSDRLTRLITRIVDLSRIEARALDLSPEPLNLAGLARRLADGILPAGAVRLELPDDLPLVRADRDAMERILVNLMDNAIRFSPSGEPVRVRATVDGAFVELRVVDLGPGVPKDRRQGLFSKFYQVDPSPSGHRSGSGLGLAIVRGLSEAMGGDAGYLPNQPAGSVFWVRLPVAVREPA